TCATTCAATGAATCTTTTACAGACTtagaattacaaaaaaaatcaatgatTACTTCACCTAGTGATGAGGTTAAAACTTTTGCTAAAAAAGATACCTTCAATTATATCGTAATATGTACAGACACTGATGagaaaaaacaattttatctaCACCAACAGTTAGTGTTAttagatttattaatgaacAAATCATTCACTAAACcaatgtttcaaaaaaatgtaaaaatattcattttagAGAAAGGGTTTAAAAATTGGGTCTACAAAAAAGGAGAATGTGAGGCATCCTCACCGATTACTGATGTAGTTAAACCTGATTTTACAACTACTAGAATtcaagataataataaattaattgagAAACCAGAGATACAGAAGCAAAGTGGGgatagtatatatattgaaggAAACACTTCAGCTCTTAATCTACAAAAATTGCCTGAATTGACCGCTAATGTGGGCTATGCCAAGGATAATTCGATGAGAGTGATGATGAATTCTTCCAGTAATTTCAGCTACTCTAAAGATTATCATTTACCGTTACAGCAATCCCCGTTACCGCAAAGGACACCGAGTTTTAAGAGCCTATTCAATAGAAATGGTTCTATTCCAACAGTTTCCCAAAATGGAAATCCTGCAGCTTCACCATATATGACAAAGTATTCAAATTCAGgtcaatataatataaactCTGAAAGCCCTCACAAGTCCCCGTCCACATCTCAAATTACCAATGCGTATTCCTTACCTGTCAATTCAAAACCATcgataaatttgaatatatcaCGATATCCAGAAACTCCAAACTTATCAACTGTTTCTACtaataatatgaatattcATAATAATACCATGGGCCCTATTTCTCCTATCAATAGTAGAGTAATAACCCCGTCATCGAGACTCGATGAATCATCGTCTCCTGGTCATAGACTTGTTCCCATCAACAGTTCAGAATtgtataatataaaaagcATTGAAAATTACAAACCAAGTAGCGGATCTACAATGAAACccttattattaaaatcgGCTACGTCAAAACCACCAAGTCAATCGTTACCTTCATTGCCTCAGTTACCTTCAGCATCAGACACATTGAAATCATATACTAATTCTGACAAGGATTACGATTTTTCTATAGGTTTGGAAAACATGGGTAATTCATGTTATCTAAATTGTATCATTCAATGTTTATTAAGTTCTCATGAATTTacaagaatatttttaaataattcatatgAGAAACATATCAATTTAAAGAGTAAATTAGGCTCGAAGGGGGTATTGGCAAGGAATTTTGCGAGACTAATAAATACAATGTATACTGAAGGGTCTGAACAGAGTAAGAATGACAGAAATGGTCCAGTAAAACCTGCTCAGTTTAAATTGGCTTGTGGGTctataaattcaatttttagaAGTGATTTGCAACAAGACAGTCAAGAATTTTGTCAATTCTTACTAGATGGATTGCACGAAGATTTAAACCAATGTGGTGCAAACCCTCCATTGAAGGAACTTTCACCGAACGCTGAAAAGATGAGAGAAAAATTGTCTCTGAGAATTGCTTCATCTATTGAATGGGAGAGATATCTAACTACCGATTTTAGCGTAATAGTTGATCAATTTCAAGGACAATATGCCTCGCAACTAAGATGTAAGGTTTGTGGAGGAACTTCGACTACGTATCAGGCATTTTCGGTATTATCCGTACCAGTTCCACGTGGTAAATCGTGTAACATAATTGATTGTTTTAACGAATTTACCAAGGTAGAGAATTTAGAAACAGATGAATTATGGGCATGTCCTCATTGTAAAAAGAAGCAACCATCCACTAAAAAATTAACGATCACAAGGCTGCCaagaaatttaattattcaTCTCAAGAGGTTCGATAACATGttaaataagaataatatttttgttaaatatCCATTTTTATTGGATCTAACGCCCTATTGGGCGAATGATTTTGATGGCAGGCTGCCGCCGGGTGTAACAGAGGAATTGCCAACCAGAGGCCAAATACCACCATTCAATTATAAGTTAAATGCAGTTGCAGCACATTTTGGAAGTTTATATGGTGGGCATTATACATCTTATGTTGATAAAGGTAAGTTTGGATGGCGTTATTTTGATGATACTAAAATCAGACCTTTGAAGAATTCATATGAATGCATAACTTCTAATGCGTACGTTTTATTCTATCACAGAGTGTATGGAGTTTAGAAATATATCTTATATCGCAtggttattattttttattattatgttattatatatatagaaaacaattgatatagttaaaaatttctttaaattttcaagcATTAATGAGTTTGCTTATATGTAATATATCGAActgaaatattaacaaGTCATAATGCAATAATCTGTTTTGTCTTTTTGTTATGAAGttattttgattaataGCGAAACATTAGAATCTATTACTtttcatttgaaattaatcaTATTATGGTTATTCCCAATCATTATCTTCGTTTTCATCTTCGTCTTCATCTTGGTGTTTGACAGTTgcttcaatatttttttcttgaGTCTTAGTTTCTCTCTCAGCCTTATCGGAAGTTCCATTATCAATGTTTGGTAACACTTCATTAACATTAGAATTCGTTTCTACTGCCTTCTTATGGTCTATTTCTTCAATCGCAGGGGTACTGATTTCTATAGTTGGTTCAACGGCATCTTCCTTTTCGATGATAACTGGTTTCTCTTCTAACTCATTATCCTCTTCATCATCCTCATCATCATCCCAACCACCAACGTCATCATGTTCTTCTTcatatttcttttcagcTTCaagtaatttttttcttctatcttctctttctttgatttgttgtttatttacaaaatatatgtTCCAAAAATCTTTATATGTAACGTCAGTAGGAACAAGTTTATTCATCAATTTGGCTATATCTTTATCagtttctaataattttgaaatttcatcaGTCTTTTGATCAACATTAAAACTCTCTTctaattctaatttattgtCAGTGTATAACTTTTCATTATTGGATAACTCCCTTAATTCAGCTTCAGTTCTATTACCAGCAACATGCAATAACGAAGAAGTATTTTTACTCGTATTATTATCGGATTTCATTGTATTCCTTACGACATCATCCTTAATTTTTACAACTTTATCTAACTGCGATGACAAGGAATTTGACATTGATGaccaaaaattattggatGACACCTTCTTCCAATAATTTGAAGCAACTTCTTCAGCATTTTGAAGGTTACTATCTAAAGACTTTAAATACTCTTGAGCTTTGTCCGTAACATCAGTATTAAAATCTGGGAGTGTAATGTGTATaccttcttcatcttcttgaAGATACTGTCCAAGTACTTCAGAAGTTTTCTCATATGTTTTAGCAACAGTGTCCTCCAGTTGATTAAAAGCATGCTCAGTTTTCtcatctttttttataataattccAGACGActtatcattattatcacttACAGTAGTGTCAGTATCGTCAGCTGGTTTCAAACCAACTTGTAAGGATTCTTCATTCTCAACAATAAAATCCATTGCACcaaatttattcttttgaaGAGTTCCTCTTTTGATATTTGTCTGAGATCAATCTGGGAAAtcttaaattaattttgaatataaataccaAGGAaatctaaatatattagttACTAAATCTAGATGATTAATCTCTTTTCAAGAAGTTTTGtgaatattaaaatgataGCAAAATCATTAATTCTGATTTACAATTTcctattttcaattttttctaaCTCTGTTGTTATTCCAAGATTTACAATGTATAACTATATATCTATGTATGTGTATGCAGTTTCAagcaatatatataatgttcatttaaatataatttacttTAACAAGATACTGATTACAGAACCAGTGAGTTACTTAACAAGAATCGTGTTATAATTTTTACTAGCCTACTTCTATTGCTACAGGGAAATATATGAGAATTAGATCGGGTACATTTAAAGAACTCTTACCATGacttataaaaattattctGAACATGCATATACTAAGATGGTATACTAATGATAATCAGAAATGAAGTTAACCTCAAtaattattgatttataGATTTATAGATTTTATTGAACAAAACTGGTTATAAACCATAGtgaattgttttattaCAGAGAGTGTCGAATGCGATCTTAATACAATTCGGAACTTTCATAAATGAAGAGCTTTATTTAATACAAAAGAACTCCCGGAAAGCGCAGAGCAGagttatattttaaagatttacACTACATCTTAAAACAATAgtctaatatatttgatttttatcCTTTGTGAACCACATACTATCTAAAAGAGCATATATAACGTTTTATTCCAAAAGAGAGGtgattaataatatagttTAAGGAAATGACAACATCTGAAGAAAAAGGATCTAAAAAGAGAACTAGAGAAGCTATCAAAGAGGAAGAAATTGTTGATTCGAAAGCCCTATCACAGGAATTTATCGAGGCACATACTCCTGAGTTTATTGAAGGatgtaaatttattttagaaaaagaTCCCTCCTTATTTGACGTACTGACGTCAGGTAATTTTATAaactttgaaattgataagAAAGGCGATGAGATTACTGATACTGAAATGAGAGTGGAAAATTTTTTCCACAGGCTGACATTTGTGATAATAGCACAACAGATCAGCAATAAAGCTTCATTATCCATAAAgcaaaaatatttggataTTTTCGACAATGAAAAACCAACAATAAAAACTGTATATGAACGGTTTCATGGAGAAGATGgcaatgaattcaaaagCCAAATAAGAGCAGCTGGGTTCAGTGGAAGAAAGTTGTCTTACTTTGAATCATTGACTGATTACTTTTTTGAGAAAAAAACTGAAATCGAAAATCTGTTCTTCATTAACAAAGcagatgatgatattatcATTGATCATTTGGTAACGAACATCAAAGGTATAGGCCCTTGGAGTGcaaaaatgtttttgacTATGGATTTAAAGAGACCTAACGTGTTTGCTGCAGATGACCTAGGTGTCGCAAGAGGCTGTTCTCTGTATTTCGAAAGAAGGCCAGACatattaaaagatttgaCAAGTAAAAGAAcacaaaaaataaaatcaaaattcaacaaaGCAAAGAGACCTACTTTTAAAGTATATGACCATGATCTAGTCGAAAGCTGTGGTGAATTATTTGCACCACACAGAACAGTGTTTATGTACTTACTTTGGAGATTATCATCCACCAGAGTCGATGCAAtgacaaaaaaaagaataagaaTTGATCCAATATATTGATTAGCAACTAAAAGTGATGAATGATTTGTTTTGATCATGCTAATGTAATTTAGGTATCTTAATAATTACATGATATTTCAACccttataaatataattatcatatataaaatttaaatgttaataaaatatgttaatattcaaattaattgTACTACCTTTTCCCATAGTAATCTCCAATGTTCTATGTCCgcatttaaattattgcAAGATGACAAATATCAAAATGATAAAGGATTACAAGAATGCGATGAGGTAAACAGGTTTGGTGACTGttaattgtatatatatgcatagGACATGAGAACTCTAAGACTAACATAAACATCTACTAGTTGCGAACTATTTTGTCTTttgattttgtaatttattcagtttatttattacacAACATTAAGATTGTGGAGAGAATTGATAAAGTATTAATGCAGATACACCAtacataaaataaaacatgATTAGCAAAGAGAATATTCAGGAAAATGTGTTGAAGAGCCATCAAAAGCATAGACAACTATCTATGAAAGAGTCAGAGAGCATTTCTGTTGAGCTTTTAGAGTTATTATGTGATTCATGTTGCAAAGATGAAGATagtttgaaatatttgagtCGTCTCTTAACTCCagaattatataatgatttGATTGATGAAAGAAATCTGAACAAAAAATGTGGATATCCTCTTTGTGATAAATCTCCAGAAAGAATACGTGATCcattttcaatcaattATGTTACGAAGAAATTTTTATGGGAAAATAATCCCTATGCATATTTGTCGACATACTGttcaaaatttcattttaaatGCTCACAATTTTACATGACACAATTATCTGAAGATGCATTATTTGCAAGGACGGGAGTTCATTTGTATAGTCCCGTTACAAAACTTTCATCAGAGGTAGGTGACTCTAATAACTTGGATGATAAATACACAGTTACGTTGTTTGAAGAGATTGTAAGAAACAAATCGTCAGATGAGGACATTAAGAAATTGATCTctaatttgaaaaaattgggTATTCACAATGCAGATGATTCACAGGATGAAGTAGAATCTGATATCTCAAAATGGATTTCTGATATTAAgataatagaaaataatgatcCTTCGGAACTAGGTGATTTGATTAAGGAATAATTAAActtcattaatataatattagaatattaaataaaaaatgctTAATTAAATCGGCAACTATATACTTCACGAATATGCATGTTAGGTTAAAAAGAACTATTATAATATGAGGTCATATATGTTCATGATtcatatcatttttttcactttGAGATCTTTTTAATTACTCCATAATTTATGTCTTTTCATTATGCTTCTCAGGTTCTGTGTTTGACTAAATATATCCACTGTAGGTAGATCCTTTACGACATTTTTATAACGAGTGACATTTAATTCATACAATAATTgacttctttttttataaatatttataattttgttattggGGTCCTGCAATTtagttttaaataatttgaacTTTGTTTGCGCTTTTAATTCCTTATCTTCTAGTCTATAAAGAATTTCAGATATTGGTAGAAGCCATTGAATTAGAGTGTCATTATTTGCTTCTTGGTTTGCAAGGACTTTCTTGACTAAATCCTCTAAAGTTCCAGTTTTATTTGAAGTAAAGCGATGAACTTTAGAAAGTAAATCAGAATGCAATTTATCTAAGTTAATTTTCGTAATCTCACCTGATTTAAGGTAATGATCCCATATTCCCTCGTACATTGACATTTGCaccaaatattttgatgaattgatAAAATCTATCCACTTTTGATATCTTTTCCTTTCGGTCATAAGAATTGCCGTTAGACTTTTCGATTggtttttcttcttgttgaAGATTGATCTAATGAACCATACATCAGACTTTCCCATAACTGTTTTCGTTAAGTAAACAGGTGGCGGACCCTTTAGTAACCTATTGtgtataatatttaatttcattttagCATGTTCATGCAAAGCATATGGCATAAATAATTCTCTTTTTGTCTGTTTAGGTATAATAGTTGGTAATTTGTCAAGATTCTGTAATTTCTTAATATATCGATCTAGAATAAACATATCTCTGACAATTTCGGGACTTTGTTGATTGGTTCTGTTTATATCATTTAGTTCTTTCGCATTTGTTAAACgtttaattaattcaacGCTTTTATCTATATTGGGATCTTTACAATTAGATTTTTCCCCATAATCATTGACTATTTGTATCACTTGTTCCATCTCATTGTTCATAAGATGATTATTGAGTTTCTCTAGGTCTGTGAGGGCTATGAAGACATGCCAACTGGAGAGAttgtttgtatttttaCTTGCTTCGTTATGCAATAAGTTTATAATGGCTCGCTGGAGACTCTTTGAATTTACTTGTCGAAGTATATTTCTATGAGATGCTCTGTATAAATGTATAACATATTTTCTGTGACTCTGGAGTAACCTAAAATGCAGAACCATTATCACATATTGATTCCTATTTAGTGTGAATTTAATGGACAAATGATGACAAAAATGATGacaaaaatgatatatacGCACgcatgtatatatgtatgtatatgtaCATAACTTACCTTGATTAGATGAGATCAAGAAATCGCTTTAAAgttaataacaataaaaattaatgaaattggaaataatttttgttaattaGACTTTATATAGAATACATATGAATGATTAAAAATGCAATGAGAAAGCTTAAGTtagtaaataaaatgtttaaaattgatttatgtaaaaaataataatacaaatagTTACAATAAACACTCTAGTTAACTAAAGCAGAAGCAGTAGCAGATTCGTATTTCCAGTTTGGTGGTAAAACGGAAACAGTTCTGTAGTATCTGGCCAATCTGTGGATTCTGGATTCGATTAAAATTAATCTGAACTTAGCATCCTTATCCTTTCTGTTTCTTTCCAAATGCTTTCTGACGGAAACAGCCTTCTTAATTAAGAAGTATAAATCTTCTGGGATTTCTGGAGCTAAACCATTGGCTTTTAAGATTCTCATGATCTTGTTACCAGTGATGATCTTAGCTTGAGTAACACCGTGAGCATCTCTTAATAAGACACCAATTTGAGATGGAGTTAAACCCTTTCTGGCGTACTTGGTGATTTGCTCAATAACTGATTCAGAAGATAATTTGAACCAAGCTGGAGCATTTCTAGAGTATGGTAGAGAAGAAGAGGACATACCCTTACCCTATATATAACGTTTGCAAccattaaaaattcaatttttttatgaTATATGCAATTAATTGTTAGTAAATACAGActaaaatttgttaattgtGCAATGCACGATTCATTAACTTTTGAGAACTATTTACAttaaacaataatgaaGTTAAATCGAAAgatgaattttttttacaATTAGAAAGagttttaattttaatgtgTCGTTTACTTAAATAATCCAAATACgaaataataagaataatatcTTCTTACTACATCTACCAAAATCAATgcaattgattttgataagcatataatcattttacaaaaatataaaaagaattaatgCAACATACAGTATTTGTCAATAGAATTCAAAAGTGAAAATGTAACCTAACTTATATAACATCATTCACTAACGATAGTTCATGACATAAATTAGGTATAGCCCACTTCAAAACTCTTTGgcataataaatatatgtataatTTGGAATCACCCAGCTACTGCATCTCGGAGATTCTCAACCAAAAAAGATTGAGAATGTTTTTCTCCTAGAATATGATGCAAACTTAAACGTTCAATTACATTTAAGTTATTAGCATAAACTTGATGCAGACCGGTTTTTTAAAACacataaaattaaatctcaaaataattgaaactCAAATGATCCAATGAAATAGCTCCACAACGCTCAAAGTAACAAACTTCTTCAAAAGGTTACTCTATCGCAATTTACAATTCTATATTATCTTAAAACTAGTTAGGAAATAAACATACGGAACTGTGCATACGACCCATTTTTGAtgtattatttgtttttggtTTAGTTGGTTTATACTTTCTATTGTAAACAAATACACTACCTACGAAATGAAAACCTTCTTATAATATACTTATAATTAAGCATTGCATAGATTTAATAtaacaattaaatatctttatatattattcaaacCCATCGATAAACTTGTCAATGAGAtggtttgaaaaattttaaaatttcaaccATGtcattcaattttgaaagagtttttaaaatttcgCTTAATCTGCATTTTCGTAAAgctattaaaaaaataaaaaaataaaaattcgTAAACTGTTGGTGTGTGGGTGTTAATATTTCTCTAAACAGTCATTTCAATATTGACATTTATATTCCATTATTATATGATGGATAAATAGCACTCACAGAATATTAGTTGTTTTTGTATtgtattaatttatttttattacagttgtatatatatatagaattTTATACTacttttctatttcttctaTCAACTCCTCGACTTgatcttcatcttctaaaCCATTTGTGACTTCAATCAATTTGTTAATACCACATTCATGCCTTATTAATTCAAGAGAATTGGCATATAACATTTTCCATTCTTGAGAAACAACAGTTGGTGGTTTccaaaataatagaattaaTGGTGCTTGTTTGATTCCTTCTCTTGTTGTCAATGGGTAAGCCATTAAAACATATCTTGGCGAATTGTCCGGTAAAATATCTGCTAATTCGTTTAATGAATCAATTTCATCTAGTTCTTCggtttct
The nucleotide sequence above comes from Tetrapisispora phaffii CBS 4417 chromosome 3, complete genome. Encoded proteins:
- the RPS13 gene encoding 40S ribosomal protein uS15 (similar to Saccharomyces cerevisiae RPS13 (YDR064W); ancestral locus Anc_8.179); the protein is MGRMHSSGKGMSSSSLPYSRNAPAWFKLSSESVIEQITKYARKGLTPSQIGVLLRDAHGVTQAKIITGNKIMRILKANGLAPEIPEDLYFLIKKAVSVRKHLERNRKDKDAKFRLILIESRIHRLARYYRTVSVLPPNWKYESATASALVN
- the RTR2 gene encoding putative protein-serine/threonine phosphatase (similar to Saccharomyces cerevisiae YDR066C and YER139C; ancestral locus Anc_8.181), with amino-acid sequence MISKENIQENVLKSHQKHRQLSMKESESISVELLELLCDSCCKDEDSLKYLSRLLTPELYNDLIDERNLNKKCGYPLCDKSPERIRDPFSINYVTKKFLWENNPYAYLSTYCSKFHFKCSQFYMTQLSEDALFARTGVHLYSPVTKLSSEVGDSNNLDDKYTVTLFEEIVRNKSSDEDIKKLISNLKKLGIHNADDSQDEVESDISKWISDIKIIENNDPSELGDLIKE
- the MAG1 gene encoding DNA-3-methyladenine glycosylase II (similar to Saccharomyces cerevisiae MAG1 (YER142C); ancestral locus Anc_8.184), yielding MTTSEEKGSKKRTREAIKEEEIVDSKALSQEFIEAHTPEFIEGCKFILEKDPSLFDVLTSGNFINFEIDKKGDEITDTEMRVENFFHRLTFVIIAQQISNKASLSIKQKYLDIFDNEKPTIKTVYERFHGEDGNEFKSQIRAAGFSGRKLSYFESLTDYFFEKKTEIENLFFINKADDDIIIDHLVTNIKGIGPWSAKMFLTMDLKRPNVFAADDLGVARGCSLYFERRPDILKDLTSKRTQKIKSKFNKAKRPTFKVYDHDLVESCGELFAPHRTVFMYLLWRLSSTRVDAMTKKRIRIDPIY
- the DOA4 gene encoding ubiquitin-specific protease DOA4 (similar to Saccharomyces cerevisiae DOA4 (YDR069C) and UBP5 (YER144C); ancestral locus Anc_8.188), translated to MMNTNSEKVLHFDPIVRLSEIADKFISQDNKYTNMKSSLQECIDTLANYQDECKKLKKLSVKNQQDDSDKKDINLLGDIYSLYESAYIYYKIIHIIVLNRIPNLQEFAHSKSQNATKEEEELLKIYNMLVKTLLNDDKIQHIKTYLRNNQVTKNHKTTEEYKKDINKELINTELFNLPLSGSGISAIQLNHLIQIYNDTLLVIDVRPRMEFEESHIKCKNIICIEPVSFNESFTDLELQKKSMITSPSDEVKTFAKKDTFNYIVICTDTDEKKQFYLHQQLVLLDLLMNKSFTKPMFQKNVKIFILEKGFKNWVYKKGECEASSPITDVVKPDFTTTRIQDNNKLIEKPEIQKQSGDSIYIEGNTSALNLQKLPELTANVGYAKDNSMRVMMNSSSNFSYSKDYHLPLQQSPLPQRTPSFKSLFNRNGSIPTVSQNGNPAASPYMTKYSNSGQYNINSESPHKSPSTSQITNAYSLPVNSKPSINLNISRYPETPNLSTVSTNNMNIHNNTMGPISPINSRVITPSSRLDESSSPGHRLVPINSSELYNIKSIENYKPSSGSTMKPLLLKSATSKPPSQSLPSLPQLPSASDTLKSYTNSDKDYDFSIGLENMGNSCYLNCIIQCLLSSHEFTRIFLNNSYEKHINLKSKLGSKGVLARNFARLINTMYTEGSEQSKNDRNGPVKPAQFKLACGSINSIFRSDLQQDSQEFCQFLLDGLHEDLNQCGANPPLKELSPNAEKMREKLSLRIASSIEWERYLTTDFSVIVDQFQGQYASQLRCKVCGGTSTTYQAFSVLSVPVPRGKSCNIIDCFNEFTKVENLETDELWACPHCKKKQPSTKKLTITRLPRNLIIHLKRFDNMLNKNNIFVKYPFLLDLTPYWANDFDGRLPPGVTEELPTRGQIPPFNYKLNAVAAHFGSLYGGHYTSYVDKGKFGWRYFDDTKIRPLKNSYECITSNAYVLFYHRVYGV
- the DOS2 gene encoding Dos2p (similar to Saccharomyces cerevisiae DOS2 (YDR068W); ancestral locus Anc_8.187), with protein sequence MDFIVENEESLQVGLKPADDTDTTVSDNNDKSSGIIIKKDEKTEHAFNQLEDTVAKTYEKTSEVLGQYLQEDEEGIHITLPDFNTDVTDKAQEYLKSLDSNLQNAEEVASNYWKKVSSNNFWSSMSNSLSSQLDKVVKIKDDVVRNTMKSDNNTSKNTSSLLHVAGNRTEAELRELSNNEKLYTDNKLELEESFNVDQKTDEISKLLETDKDIAKLMNKLVPTDVTYKDFWNIYFVNKQQIKEREDRRKKLLEAEKKYEEEHDDVGGWDDDEDDEEDNELEEKPVIIEKEDAVEPTIEISTPAIEEIDHKKAVETNSNVNEVLPNIDNGTSDKAERETKTQEKNIEATVKHQDEDEDENEDNDWE
- the RRG1 gene encoding Rrg1p (similar to Saccharomyces cerevisiae YDR065W; ancestral locus Anc_8.180) — its product is MVLHFRLLQSHRKYVIHLYRASHRNILRQVNSKSLQRAIINLLHNEASKNTNNLSSWHVFIALTDLEKLNNHLMNNEMEQVIQIVNDYGEKSNCKDPNIDKSVELIKRLTNAKELNDINRTNQQSPEIVRDMFILDRYIKKLQNLDKLPTIIPKQTKRELFMPYALHEHAKMKLNIIHNRLLKGPPPVYLTKTVMGKSDVWFIRSIFNKKKNQSKSLTAILMTERKRYQKWIDFINSSKYLVQMSMYEGIWDHYLKSGEITKINLDKLHSDLLSKVHRFTSNKTGTLEDLVKKVLANQEANNDTLIQWLLPISEILYRLEDKELKAQTKFKLFKTKLQDPNNKIINIYKKRSQLLYELNVTRYKNVVKDLPTVDIFSQTQNLRSIMKRHKLWSN
- the AIM7 gene encoding Aim7p (similar to Saccharomyces cerevisiae YDR063W; ancestral locus Anc_8.178), which produces MSTLTHIGSATKETIRKFRTSTSRTEVIKALSIKIASKPSYEIVIEEEETEELDEIDSLNELADILPDNSPRYVLMAYPLTTREGIKQAPLILLFWKPPTVVSQEWKMLYANSLELIRHECGINKLIEVTNGLEDEDQVEELIEEIEK